Genomic segment of Sebastes fasciatus isolate fSebFas1 chromosome 3, fSebFas1.pri, whole genome shotgun sequence:
TGAAGCCAATGGAGGGATGCCAGAACAGGGGGGATGTGAGACCGACGGCTAGTTCTGGTTAATAACCCAATAGTAACACCAATGACAGGAGAAAATATGATCTTTAAACTCAATGTGAGACAATGGAGAAGCTGAATTAACATGACCTGAACACTGTACTAGTGTTAGCCCCAcccctgctctctctttctcccctccctcctcccctccctccctccctcatcccctccctcctctctcctccaatctgtctctgtgtcctacTAAAGCGATTTCAGCGCATGCAGGGACTCGTCCCTATACGGCGGCGGATGGCAACATGGCGACAGAGGTAAGACGCTGGCATACTATCTCTTTGATATATTTCCTGCAGGAGGTTTCGTTTACCAGCAATTATATTACCATTCCAATGAAACAGGTGCAGTTAACGTGGTCAACGAGGGCACATTGTAGTGCTGCACACGGTGAAACTGTGCCACTCTGTGCGGCTCTCACTGGACTCACTACTGacggctgtctgtctgtgtgtcctacATTATCATGCCAGCTTCGTCCGATCAGAGGCTGGTCGGGTTTTTCCCCCTCCTGTAATAAAACGTGTTCTGGCGtttttaaaagggaaaaaaagcataaagagGAAATGTGAAAGTCAGCTGTAGCTTCAtggaaacagaaacagaggaTCACCTCCCCGCGATGTTAAgctgttttggtgtttttgtcTGTTGAGACGCCCCGTTAATCcggtgaccacacacacacacacacacacacacacacacacaaacacagcgttcagcaccatggacagaaGCCACGCCGTCCTGACCTTCCTCACTGCTCTCCCAGCCTGCATCTGTGCTTTCAGAAACtgactaaataataataatgttgattaAAGCaacagtgggtagaattggagcaaatatgattaaacaaaaagttatttttataaaactgaaagagacagacaatctgaaaaaaatctctgtgtcctccgatgtcctccggtgctcctaatggcatctgtaagatttcacagaccggaggaaaccaaccaatcagagccgagctggaccatctctgagcagctgtcaatcactcgcgaactctgatcaaacggtcaaactaggcagcgctgatcaaatatgaatcaatattctgttactgtaatgcctatttcttgcctaaaatgttttcagaaacatcttttagtacatactacatttatttattgacggaccgTACACactatttattgacggactgtacacactatgttcacccattcactctgtatcttttatagctatctctattattgtttttataatcttTGTATACCTTtccctctcctgtgtttcactctgtttgctgatgttgctgctttgacacctgaatttccctccggggattaataaaggttcatcttatcttatcttatcttatcttatcttagtgtactgtttagctgtaaagtgagaaagtttgtgacccagaaGCCAGGTCAGTTGAGGAAAatacaaagcaccgcccaccagccagagcaaagtttctaattttacagctaaacagtacactacaagatgattctgaaaacatttgagtgagaaataggcattacagtaacagaatattgatcataattgatcagtgctgcctagtttgaccgtttgatcagagtttgcgagtgattgacagctgcctccgttgaatgaacagccaataggaatgctctctctctgaaatgacctgtgattggccaaagtctcccgtaacGGGCTAggtttttttaaagcttgaaaacagagtcatgaggaggtgcagaaaatctagttttctctcagaaaatctgaattacaaaatgctgaaaggttattatggatcgttgcccagtgatgccaaaaatattctgcctactgcaggtttaacatttatttttatcctaCATACACCTAAATGCATCAACATTCCCAGCATCAACAGGAGATATTACAAGAGTTTGTACGGCCTTTTATCAGTCTGCCTCATCTTGTTCCAGCTGATCGATCTGTTGTGGGCTGTAGTGAAATGTTGTCCCATCTTCTGCGAGCTTTACTCTCTCTGTAAGaccagagaggaagggaggaagagaatgacagtgtgtgtgtgtgtgtgtttgtgtgtgtgtgtggagaggatAGGATGTCCAATGCTGGGCTCTGCTCCAACAGACAACAAGGCAGAAATGAGTGCAGACACTGAGCCACGCAGTGATTGATCACATCTCGTCTGCTTCTCCTCTGTCATCCTATACTTCCAAACCAGGCCACTGTTTGTACACATTGCGTGTGGACAGGTGCGTAGAGAGAGATGGCGCTCTCTCTGGGGACTCATTAGACATACTGTATCAAACCTaatattactgtgtgtgtgtgtgtgtgtgatttctcctcctcctcagttccACAATCTGCAGGAGTTGAGGCACAGTGCATCTCTGGCAAATAAAGTGTTCGTCCAGAGAGACTACAGCGAAGGAACCACCTGCAGGTTTCAGACCAAGTTCCCCTCTGAGCTGGAGAGCAGGGTGAGGAGACAGTAGAACACGTTTTCATGTTGTGTTGTCATTTTATCCTAGCCTGCCTATCCAACCATATGCATTTGAAGGTATATTTGTAGCCATCATAGTACTAGATTGAAACTAACTAAGTCATTtctttaatgccactaatgtgTTGATATATCTGACGGAGATATTTGCTGATTAAAACAGCCTTTCTCTTACAAAATGTTTTGAatgtgctacaggaatgagtcctaaaacccagaaatgagttcaCATTTttcacttccggttccctcgtttggaagtcaatgggtttttgaatgggcttttagttagatgtctgaaataaggtctgtggttaacacaagctgaagagcttttaacgttttgttctacaacataaaatacatcagtaaataccccactcgtgaattttgaagcctttatgtttCTTAAAAAAGGCGATTGCTAACAAGTGACTAAGTGAGAccactaaatgtcatcacgctgactcgtctgccttcacagcctcgttgtgtatactcgcgctcgtGCGAccgtgtagtttgtttatagcgttagctttttacttctggcgattgcatgcACACTTCAAATTCATAGaagttgtgttcatttgtgaagattatcttgctgaacaaaacgtgcaagtatcataaacatgtgtttgccactgagcttattttctgcaacaatccaaaacccaatggaaaaatcccattggtttttgttgagggaaccagggcgatgcttacttcctggttggcctacaaaaacacgtcatccctggagcactctattctGTCCTACATGTTATAAGGGATAATAGTTGCCATGCTCAAAGCAATATGTGCTGATTATGTATtcaaaggggacctattatccttgtattttgggtttctactagaacatgtttacatgctttaatgttaaaaaaaaatgctttacttttctcataccggctgcaGCACCTCTAATCATATCCAAAGATCCATCCAAACAACTCTTAGAATCATTTATTAATACTTGAACACTCATTACCCCACCAACTCCTATATCTtcaaaaatacatgaataattaaaaatgaatacattgaAAAACCAATCTGGTGAGTACCTACAGTAGACTTTGCAGGATGTGCTCATTAATGACAAAAAGACAACCAAATTGGCATGTTTCACCTGCCTTACCGCTGTACAGAGAAATCATGTTGTGTTTAGAGTTGGTAACagttaaaaaacatgaatgttgAAGGGGAGATGGCTACACAGAACAATGTgtatattagatttatttttcaccTCATTAACAGAACTGCTTATGGGGCTTAATGGTAAAGACACATCTCATATGACTGAAATGTTCTCGTTGGACTTGGATCTTTGTTGCATGTTGTATCCCTCTCTTTGTCTCcctgtgtttcctgtctgtatCTCCACTGTCACTatctaataaaggcaaaatAATCTTTACCATTCCTAACCCTGCTACTCATGACTGTGCGTGTGTTTCTCCAGATTGAGCGCACGCTGTTTGAGGACACTGTGAAGACGCTGAATAACTACTACGCAGAGGCAGAAAAGATAGGTGGCCAGTCCTACCTGGAGGGGTGTCTGGCCTGCGCTACAGCGTATCTCATCTTCCTCTGCATGGAGACACGCTATGAGAAGGTCAGACTGTGAATCTCAAACCCGATGCATTTTAATTGGTCGGGGACAACGATTAACATGTCGATGCCATTTGTTCTTCTGTCCGGTGCGTTAGGTGTTGAAGAAGATAGCCAAGTACATTCAGGAGCAGAATGAAAAGATCTATGCTCCCAGAGGGCTGCTCATCACAGATCCCATAGAAAGGGGAATGCGTGTCGTATCCTTACTCAAAGTTTTTGGGTAGACAGAAGCATTATAATAGATCTTTTCTGTTTAACTAaccacactcacacagagaatGGTCCCTAACTCTCCCACCAGATAGAGATTTCCATCTATGAAGACCGGGGCTCCAGTGGCTCCAGCTCGGGGAGCAGCTCCGTGTCCGGCAGCACCGCCCGATGACTGGGTTCTTCCTAAAAACCACGTCCCCTCTGATCACTCTCAACCCTGGAGGAGAATTTAGGACAATGATGCTACTTCTGCTCCAACACTCTAGCTACACTCACACAAAGGATTCACTAGCATTTATCAAGTTATGTTGCGCCCGAACCCACGCTAAGTTTGTTGCAAAGCATTGTGCATGCGCGGACACAGTCATGTTACTGTACAATGCAATGTCTCAGTTCTTTTGCTAGTAATACTTTGTGTGATCGTACCGTTATCATCCTTCCTGTCCTCTTTGAAGTTACCACGGCTATGTGTAATCTGGTGGGTGAGAAAAGGATGGAAGGAtgtgagaggaagagggagggaggaagtgtTGAGGCAGGAGTGAAGACCACAAGCCTCACCAAACCTCATACCTCAGCCGCACCACAACGGACCAAACTGGACTGAACTCCACCATCAACCCTGCACACCAGACGCTGGCTTTAAAAAACGTTATCTGTAGCTCCGGCTGAGTTTCCAGACTTTAGCAAATGTAACTAGGATGTAGAAAGTATTGAAAGGCATCACAAAGTTTCACCCACCCAGATAAACCCTTCACCTCTGATGTAAATCCTGCTGTCTGGTAGCAGATGAATGTCATTCAGCCTGTCCATGTATTTCATGTAGCAGATCTTCCATATTTCTCACACAAAGCCTATATTTTCTTTGTTAGACACGCGCACTAAGTACTAACCTCGTGGTTTCAAAAAGTGAGACCAACTATTCCTAAATTTGGATTATGCAAAGACATACTGTGCATTAAGTGCAGTACTAAGTAGACAACGGATGGGTCAAAAAGTCTTCCTGAATCTTTTACCTGTAGTGTTTTAAAGTACAGCAACCCTTCCTTGATTCCTGAACAAACTTCCAAAGAACAATAACTGCCAAAAACTGGCTCACAAATGTGaatgtgtcttttattttggtgacattttgtGCAAAGAACAAACTTTCGTACTGCTTGTTGTTTGATACACGTGGCAATGAGGTGTGTATGACTGGCGTCAAATAAATACTGTCTCATCACAGCTGCACAGAGCTCATCTTTCTTTGTTATTGAACTGCAAATCTACAAAATAGACCTTTTTATTATGGCAGACATGTTGActtgtcacagcaggaaaagcacaggtgtttacaataacattaataatggcCTTGTTCCATTCAGGTGTGCCAGTAACCCGTGACTGTAACCCTGCATGCACAGTAGCAAGGCTTTGTAACTGGAACTCCTAAATGGAAAGCAGTcattattaaaggtgctctatatgatatccaaaGCATTGAAAtaacatcaaacaactatttactatgtaaaggtatagaggagtaatgtctacccgagcagagaatgaagttactttccctctgtgtgtgttgtaatccgagcttctccttgctttgttgacatagccgggctggccgtgcttgcttttagtgcatgttagcacgtgtgagcgtgccccactggctagctcactataaccgctctgcactgctcttatACACCAGTTACAgttgataacgccgtcccgaccaacGGCGCTGTCgcggaagtgtagcacccacctCTCAGTTCccccccaggtaaacactgttatctctgtctgcagttttgtcattgttttcactgttagcgttGTTAGCACAGTTAGTTACGAGCCGCCGGCTCGgttgtcgccatgttgagagccgtgcggaggcaatagaaatgctcctaatcttgcatttagcacctttaaagcagccctaatcaacatttttatattaataatggaTCACACTGCAGTTCCCTTCATAGCttttagcatcttttagctTTTGATTTTGCGTAGCTTTACTGTTTTGTTAAAGTCTTATCGCTCTAATCTGTGTCGGCATCTGTTTTTAGTGTAAGAACTCTGATAATCCCACTGTGTGCTACTTGTctagcaccaaacagcagatacTCAACGTTAGCAACAAGCTGGCGAACATTATGGAGCATTCAGTGGctaagagacagatatttttgaCAGGAGTTGGAGGGGAccaaaaacggagctaaaagaagagtaaatattggagtcagaaacacaactccaaatgaatgataatagTGCTCGgtgactgctggatgtgtaaataagcaacccTTTTTGTCATCTTGGCTGGGCAGGATTTCATTAAACCATTGCCTATATGGACATATTTACTGGCAAATAGGAACAAGggtatttattttatgtcacaATAGCActtgtataaataataaataataaaatgcttcagtttcagtgtcctggtattgtgcatgttgGCTCATTGTCATGACTTGCTTGTcattagtgttattagtaacacctgtgctttttctgCTATAAGTCAAAATATGTGCTGTGGAAAAGGCCTCTAGTACATATTAatgataatgtttttaatgtgttgcatgcacaaaaaacagtttttgtcaGTTTATAAAAACCTTGCTAATTTCATGTTGTAACAAGCTTTGGTCAGGAAAATTCCCTCATGTTTGCATGCATGCTTGACTGGATATATGACACTGCAGCACTTTCAGCTGGGCAAAGGGCACGAAACTGACCCCCTGTATTTCAGTCTTCACTCACAACATGGAGGGACCACCGCATGCACTCAGCTCACCAGACCCAATAGGAAATATCCAGACTGCAGTATGTGCATTCTGATAAAGACTCACTGTTACTGCATGTCACAGGAAGTCAAGTCTTGTAGCGAACGCCTAGTCCGGGCTGTCTCACTGTATCGTTGTTACCCTCAAGACTACCGTCCCCCGAGATCTGCCAGTGCACAGAGCACCATGACACACAAAAGGGTCTTAAAACAAGAGGCTTCAAGCGTGGAGACAGAGGTGGAGCGGAAGCCATTGTAAAATGGAGCCAACGCTGCATGAATGGAGGGACAGAATGGGGGAGAGGTGGAGGAAAACAAGGAAAGGCAGTTATCAGATTATAAAGTACAAATGGTTCGAACTGACAGAGATGGCAGGCACATGGAAGGAAGATGCGAAAAAGGCAGAAGAGAGGTGCAAACTCAGGAGAATAAAGGAATGTCTTTCCTTTATATAGAAAGCTAGACCTTTGTGATTATCCATGCTAGTCTGTGTCAGCCAGGGttcatgtcttgtttgttcattTTCAGATGGCTGTAGGTCTCAGTGAAAACTCAGTGCGTCTTCAAATATGCAGGCAGAACTAGTTTGCATTCGCTGCTGCTGTCGGTCAACGTTTATGGAGTGACAAGGTTGTGTATGTGAGACTAAATGCAGAGCGTCTCAAAGCACCTATGAAATGACAATCTGACCA
This window contains:
- the golga7ba gene encoding golgin A7 family, member Ba isoform X1, which gives rise to MATEFHNLQELRHSASLANKVFVQRDYSEGTTCRFQTKFPSELESRIERTLFEDTVKTLNNYYAEAEKIGGQSYLEGCLACATAYLIFLCMETRYEKVLKKIAKYIQEQNEKIYAPRGLLITDPIERGMRVRFPSMKTGAPVAPARGAAPCPAAPPDDWVLPKNHVPSDHSQPWRRI
- the golga7ba gene encoding golgin A7 family, member Ba isoform X2, producing the protein MATEFHNLQELRHSASLANKVFVQRDYSEGTTCRFQTKFPSELESRIERTLFEDTVKTLNNYYAEAEKIGGQSYLEGCLACATAYLIFLCMETRYEKVLKKIAKYIQEQNEKIYAPRGLLITDPIERGMRVIEISIYEDRGSSGSSSGSSSVSGSTAR